The following is a genomic window from Streptosporangiales bacterium.
CTCGAGCTGGTCACCGGACGGCCGTTCGACCAGCAGCGCAAGGGCGGTTGGTCCTGGCTGGACAACAGCGAACGCCTCGACGAGTACATGACCGTCGCGATCGCCGACGTCGCCTTCATCGTCACCACCGCCTGCCTCGAGCAGCGTGACCTCAAGCGCGCCCGGGCCGCCACCGAGCTCGCTGTTCTGGCGGCCCCCTACGAGGAGGCCACCCGCCTATGCCTGGTCCGCGTCACCGAGGCCGAAGGGGACCGCCGGGAGGCCGAGCGGATCCTACGCGAACAGGTCTGCAACCGTTCCGACGACGGGCAGGCTCCCACCGAGCTCAACGAGCGCACCGAGGCCATCATCCGCAACCACCGGTGGCTGGCCAGCTGAGCCACCGCCACCGAGCGCAGGCACACTAGTCCGAGCGGCCCCATCACCCATGACGAGCGGGCCCTATTCACATACCTGCGGATCGCCGCACCGGTGTCGAGATGCAGCGAAGATTGACCACCGCCCCGCGGGCGACGTTGCCGAAACTGGCGCCCGGTGCGCGGGTGGTCAAGGTGCGGGCCGCAGCGGGTGCAGGCGAACTTGCCGCTCTCTAGTCCAACCCGAAGAACTCTGCGGCCTGTTGCCTGATGCGATCAAGGCGCTTCGAGACGGCACTGTGGTTCGCGTACCCGAGGATCTGCGCGATCTCCGTACGGCTCGTAACACCGCTGTTCAACAGCACCACGATCTCCTGGTTGCGGCCGTCCAGCATGGCGAGGAAGTCGTTGGTGATGAGCTTCCCAATCACCTCGCTGTCGGGACCTTGTACCGGGATTGTGTCGGTGAGCTCAACGAACTTTACGGATACCTTGGAGCGCTTGGAGTACAACCTGCGCTCGAAGTCCTCGCGAGCAAACGACCACCTTGGCGAGAAGTCGTCCTGGACCCGGTTGGACTTCACGGCATCCAAGATCCCGCGGAGTTGACCAGTCGCATCTGCCGCCGCCACAGTCTCGGCCACTTTCTCGGCGGCCTCAGCAGCACCCATCCAAATCGGACCGCCTATCCGAGGGTTTGCCGCGACGGCGCCCTCTAGAAGACTGCCGTCGACGAGCTCGACCGGGCCGCTCTCTACGCCCTCGTCGACCTCCGGAAAGCCGCGCAGAGTCTGCTGAATGACCTCAGTGACTGCTGGGACCCAGAAGTCCAGGTTGTGCGCAAGCAGCTTGATCGGGTCGTCCTTGGAGAAGGCGGCCGGCCCCGAGCCGGAGTTCAGGTGCGGCCACACCGTCCACGCCCACGCGCGGCCGAGCCGCCCTTCGAAGTCAGCGGGTAGATACCGATCGACGTCGGTGCCCCCGATTCCATAGGGCCACTGCCCGGCCCGGAAGAGCGGCAGCCCGAAACGTTCCAGGGTGGTGGCGGGAAGCAGGTACAGCAGCGGCGTGTACTCGTGGTACCGAGAGACGGTTCTCGGCACAAAGCAGACGTTGAGATCTCCCAGGTCTGCGATCCTCGCCATCTGCTCGGGCAGCTCATCCTCGTCGAAGTACCGCCGCCGGAACTGGGCGAACTCCCACACCTGGTTCCACTTGTGGATGGCCAGAGCTTCCTTGATGTGATCGTCGTCCTCGCGGACGTCGATCGCGACGTACTCCACCGGCGCAGGGTTCAGAGCCCTGGCAATGCCCTTCATGGTGAACCCCACCGAGATGTTGGTCAGGCGTGGGTGGAAGTCCGGGCCAA
Proteins encoded in this region:
- a CDS encoding sigma-70 family RNA polymerase sigma factor, coding for MALPEDDERPLTQAEIDAFRRDDLFIRPDEVGPDFHPRLTNISVGFTMKGIARALNPAPVEYVAIDVREDDDHIKEALAIHKWNQVWEFAQFRRRYFDEDELPEQMARIADLGDLNVCFVPRTVSRYHEYTPLLYLLPATTLERFGLPLFRAGQWPYGIGGTDVDRYLPADFEGRLGRAWAWTVWPHLNSGSGPAAFSKDDPIKLLAHNLDFWVPAVTEVIQQTLRGFPEVDEGVESGPVELVDGSLLEGAVAANPRIGGPIWMGAAEAAEKVAETVAAADATGQLRGILDAVKSNRVQDDFSPRWSFAREDFERRLYSKRSKVSVKFVELTDTIPVQGPDSEVIGKLITNDFLAMLDGRNQEIVVLLNSGVTSRTEIAQILGYANHSAVSKRLDRIRQQAAEFFGLD